A genomic segment from Paralichthys olivaceus isolate ysfri-2021 chromosome 22, ASM2471397v2, whole genome shotgun sequence encodes:
- the LOC109634748 gene encoding uncharacterized protein isoform X1: protein MSHHHYNPYASGNQSSNQGQYELSSAQAERDHRRELSGFGPGSSFNSPAASSAAPANHRGNIPSLLTLSVNYRPEQGRATTNEDIERSVDLHISRAREEVRCLDRPAQPIGQSTRFTHTQNDEILSSGAGTTSYPMTSTFASGRRHAEVESVSSSLDWLPKYKTADDSPKSYSLPASSSYTSSGDIGRFNTSSERQRDGPSISGLGDYHYPAPDKPAAPTETSSHKYTSESAANILLNFGLEKEDLEFLISYPEDQITPANLPFILRQIRTQKTKRTMTAVESKPYPKPPPIRGVSERDILSSSGGSSSLPQPNKVIDYGHTSKYVGGVLDDIGRTSGRSANSSVSGISLFLDEQRSDSREQLQKDTEIRSIPLGFSRDQSSSVTNASSSYSSLLRSVAPTRSDPMQRFQTQPDQTSKPNFNSFPLPKKDADRKVFTSEPFKPSALKTPETERLATLKSHRSSIVLDNVYPGRRGVVVVDKIYTSSAKDVSESRGQDSGVCEQMIKQQMLQHKTLTLEETQQKQKAPKQHPQKQHVQKQPSQKQPAQTEKAQTQQLQKQPASQVGNMLWPTVYSTVKPSCLVPSPSVIPPASLQPDTRNSVDSVLKLVKVPGLQKQPTPAMMYDYAAASPRVFPHTCSLCYKGCSNMKDWISHQNSSLHLNSCKYLRTLYPQWNGEIVLEPSDAGKEATPSTSASVQISQKHDKKTSKGRRPRSPSPRRPHSPDGREKRSLSRSSRGSRHGRSRSRSHDRSRSRSYERSRKRERRSSPRRRDDRQSSPKREDDRQSSPRRRDDRRSSPRRSEERRSSPRRSRERPSSPRRRDDKLSSPRRREESRSSPKRSEERRSSPRRSRERRSSPRRRSEERRSSPRRSRDRRSSPRRRDDRRSSSRRRDDKRSSLRRSRERRSSSENSPQRRSSSADRLVKKVLEISDVQSVSKPSDLEAVVKTLFAEIAKMKSSSSSTGGKHSKSKPSAGKKSSSSAASSSSSASKAKKTTAMTKSTTASLQESKAGASTKTKVGVTEQKKTHQKKPAVSRVLSDDKAADEGSTNVTKAKVLVSKAKSVSTKQVSKKPRSPEVDESENLIVAEPTNVSGVKVKVETASASQEPKIPVNNSAAAGDSTKVKVEEKAAKPTTVTYKSTTSHVETKECDSKVRKSELKQEPEPVRIDAVANDAKEAEPMELVETGLDVAEPMEVESCAEGKEEKLTNVEAVLDKSSESQLPTCKDETGPPTVPPPNTEADPKPADTSSQKPQPDMKTETAAEASSQVPEPESAASDSAAPESAASDSAASDSAASDSAASDSAASDSAASDSAAPESAASDSAASDSAAPESAASDSAASDSAAPDSAAPDSAAPESTELSAASGLGTKMETSRPPSSTDEVEKHTKVKNQRDPTSASEAIGDVSTEPAAGTVSEQQEATTACSSAVVLPLTVGELVEKRFHLNSFTFLNKKTTLSPKFFLIGRRLLMISNLPKHHEGCYTEEDVANLFIPFGFIYSDENIYVLPQACVAFVLMPSLESVHSVLIAEGDLIAIKNNKLCLRVVDSMPMDPMRFYKALMKRMNSPVVDDGNRTVYITNISPSEARDLRQALRKINSVANYLPLLNKVFIEFESCRDADRLGIWYSLLKRAPGHKICRLKTPHSGCTALPPRLPANAMPDSKHAVAGATTPSIKFGVPLGSVSPFWITIPTIPFVFATMSPWFIIPEYLTVRENDDIKKAKSRRSMFPTIMLTGLPEGEYKHEEVAKLVWPYFRKQTLHSLYYNVIVLTLQRRAFVHFSDWTSCCKFVQDHIWHPRSVRGCALRIHFVLEYMYPESKEELMYKSLMKWSNARVSDAESLEERLLCVEISETSVDVVKSVMKAVASIAKFVSFLPLANRICVEMADSSGVAEVVEKYSCLSQDSEFKQLMSTNVTGVQSLKSLKQRLEDSSEIHINIYQGIVRTEAKLPTQPPPVGLSGNGQHPVLQTSTPASAKPAGDVPVDLVAQIATDSTSAPKASEDADAADGDTVPAASSLPKSEETTTELPQIDQDAIMALKEAVLQHRLAQERTQSEKKESSLQSQGQDESRDDLYPSHVSHDEPLYLSDFVTVDEVGDDVEETNPAQKASMGKGDAKTRKQNEEESTSAESCKQVEKPDDQIPKDEDQPLKVCDNKDSEVTEETFQILDSTDDQTAMDHDGQNIEALSDQMSKEEEEDANKVVDSVEDQTTTTQSDNKEKKTAKPDATSRRDDRSSKRSGLRTRASRSEEKVKSPEKQDRMVKKSETPRDTTAKRPQKDQDAEEEKVYEIVDSIEEELGQDAAATERTDRRRSGRGKKEDKMTLNLTEASEKEDEEASYEILDSVEDETATEEPVVMTRSTRGRRERTSKKDQTKKEDTPTRRRRTPARESQEKTTKTEKNASPKESSPTKKSDIPAREEIDEDATYEILDSVEDEVLKDDPPTTGGKGKRGRPKKAVKSTRKDIVTLKGDKDASEKEADEEKVSYQILDAVEDEMVDDGPPPGESPKNKEEEPVYQIVDSVEDDQVQEELTTEVSEGGTKETSKTKDETRPKEEAPLCSAIVLEASQKVFPEDLESGNDPSCAEESGVMKKEKSPKIDIKKEDTSAKQSQGDVATPAEEKNQQPSGKSDTVAVESVLLNLDEVSDEEDDYPEDTAKVEELRERQAAVKEKQLAKEQERKTRQKDGREQRSRSGRWKAKERGKERDPRELVTLDEVGADEAGEGAVAQCRELDVEITAGELQGLVTLDEIVEAAEGEVEEGTLETRPPIKEDPAVEAVDEAGDDEEGNKEEAEKTSRPVKRRINDDTEESMKFVTVDEVGEVEEEEEEEKKEAPRTRGRPKKRTRKMPVRKSTRGKKVVAKDVREEQQESGSEAPPPTSLDASSSLHKDPSTLSGDTQGEVQEAEVEGAGRSDIDAASAGEDLRPEPPENQRPEGEEEIEGRCTEDVKVPSKRKGDLVGPEAKRSRSVSPSMSTDIKLPPFSPSSPVGPEFLVPKLGYFCNLCHVFCLHESSAKDLHCSSQTHYDNLQKYYQKLQPEPRKGLTENPQASFSD from the exons ATGTCTCATCACCATTATAACCCCTATGCCTCTGGTAATCAAAGTTCCAACCAGGGGCAATATGAACTCTCCAGTGCGCAAGCTGAGAGAGACCATCGAAGGGAACTTTCTGGTTTTGGACCAGGGTCCAGCTTCaattctcctgcagcttcttcgGCAGCTCCTGCCAACCATCGTGGAAATATCCCATCTCTGCTGACCCTGTCGGTGAACTACAGGCCTGAACAGGGTCGGGCCACAACAAACGAGGACATAGAGAGGTCTGTAGACTTGCATATTAGCAGAgccagagaggaggtgaggtgtCTTGACAGACCTGCCCAGCCCATAGGCCAGAGCACCCGCTTTACCCACACTCAGAATGATGAGATTCTCTCCTCAGGCGCAGGGACCACTTCCTATCCGATGACATCAACTTTTGCCTCTGGACGCAGACATGCTGAAGTTGAAAGTGTCAGTAGTTCCTTGGACTGGTTGCCAAAATACAAAACTGCTGATGATTCCCCTAAATCATATTCATTACCTGCTTCATCTAGCTATACAAGCAGTGGTGACATTGGCAGGTTTAATACATCCAGTGAAAGACAGCGTGACGGACCGTCCATTTCAGGATTAGGTGATTATCACTATCCTGCACCGGACAAACCCGCAGCTCCTACTGAGACAAGTAGCCACAAGTACACCTCTGAATCTGCTGCAAACATTCTTTTGAATTTTGGTCTTGAAAAAGAGGATTTGGAATTTCTCATCTCTTACCCTGAGGACCAGATCACCCCTGCCAACCTTCCCTTCATTTTGCGTCAAATCCGCACTCAGAAGACCAAGAGGACTATGACTGCAGTTGAGTCCAAACCCTATCCAAAACCTCCACCAATCAGAGGTGTCAGTGAAAGGGACATTTTGAGCAGTTCCGGAGGGTCATCATCTCTTCCCCAGCCCAACAAAGTGATTGACTATGGACATACCAGCAAATATGTTGGAGGGGTGTTAGATGACATTGGAAGGACCAGTGGCAGAAGTGCAAACAGTAGCGTGAGTGgcattagtttgtttttggACGAGCAGCGCAGTGACAGTCGAGAACAATTGCAAAAAGATACAGAGATAAGAAGCATTCCTTTGGGTTTCTCACGTGACCAGAGTAGCTCTGTTACTAATGCCAGCTCTTCGTACAGTTCATTACTGAGGTCTGTGGCTCCTACAAGAAGTGATCCAATGCAACGATTTCAGACCCAACCAGACCAGACTTCTAAACCAAACTTCAACTCTTTCCCACTTCCAAAGAAGGATGCAGACAGAAAGGTCTTCACCTCTGAACCCTTCAAACCCTCTGCTTTGAAAACACCAGAGACAGAACGCCTGGCAACGCTGAAAAGCCATCGATCCTCTATTGTGTTGGACAATGTGTATCCAGGCCGACGTGGTGTTGTGGTCGTTGACAAGATTTATACCAGTTCCGCTAAGGATGTGAGTGAGAGTCGAGGACAGGATTCAGGGGTTTGTGAGCAGATGATAAAGCAGCAGATGCTGCAGCATAAGACACTGACGCTGGAAGAGACACAGCAAAAGCAGAAGGCACCAAAACAGCACCCACAAAAGCAGCATGTGCAGAAGCAGCCATCACAGAAGCAGCCAGCGCAGACAGAGaaggcacaaacacagcagttgCAGAAACAGCCAGCATCGCAAGTGGGAAACATGTTGTGGCCAACGGTTTACTCCACTGTGAAACCTTCCTGTCTCGTCCCCAGCCCCAGTGTTATTCCTCCAGCTTCACTTCAGCCAGACACACGCAACAGCGTTGATTCGGTTTTAAAGTTAGTTAAGGTACCAGGCCTACAGAAGCAGCCAACGCCGGCCATGATGTACGACTATGCTGCGGCCTCACCGAGAGTCTTCCCACATACCTGTTCTCTCTGTTACAAAGGATGTTCTAATATGAAG GACTGGATCTCCCACCAGAACAGCAGCCTTCACCTCAACAGCTGCAAATACCTCCGGACGCT ATATCCGCAGTGGAATGGCGAGATCGTACTCGAGCCCag TGATGCAGGGAAAGAAGCCACGCCCTCGACTTCGGCCTCTGTGCAGATTTCCCAAAAGCATGACAAGAAAACCAGTAAAGGAAGGCGCCCCCGCTCGCCCAGCCCCCGTAGGCCCCACAGCCCAGATGGCAGAGAGAAACGCAGCCTATCACGATCATCACGTGGCTCCAGACATGGCCG ATCTCGTTCTCGATCTCATGATCGGTCACGATCAAGGAGCTATGAGAGAtcaaggaaaagagagagacggtCATCTCCAAGGAGGAGAGACGACAGACAGTCCTCGCCAAAGAGGGAAGACGACAGACAGTCATCACCGAGGAGAAGAGATGACCGACGGTCTTCACCAAGGAGGAGTGAAGAGAGGCGGTCATCTCCAAGAAGAAGCCGTGAAAGACCGTCATCACCAAGGAGGAGAGACGACAAACTGTCTTCAccaaggaggagagaagagagtcGGTCATCTCCAAAGAGGAGTGAAGAGAGGCGGTCATCTCCAAGGAGAAGTCGCGAAAGACGGTCATCACCAAGAAGAAGGAGTGAAGAGAGACGGTCATCTCCTAGAAGAAGCCGCGACAGACGGTCATCACCAAGGAGGAGAGACGACAGGCGGTCTTCATCGAGGAGAAGAGACGACAAGCGGTCCTCTCTGAGAAGAAGCCGTGAAAGGCGATCATCATCAGAGAATTCCCCTCAACGGAGGTCGAGCAGTGCAGACAGACTGGTGAAGAAAGTACTGGAAATATCTG ATGTCCAGTCTGTGTCCAAACCCTCTGACTTGGAGGCTGTGGTTAAAACTTTGTTCGCTGAGATAGCCAAGATGAAATCCTCGTCATCATCTACAGGAGGAAAACACTCAAAGTCTAAACCCTCTGCTGGGAAAAAGAGCTCGTCCTCTGCGGCCTCTTCATCATCGTCCGCCTCAAAAGCAAAGAAGACGACAGCGATGACAAAGTCCACCACAGCCAGCCTGCAGGAGAGCAAGGCTGGTGCTTCCACTAAGACAAAGGTTGGG GTTACTGAGCAAAAGAAAACTCATCAGAA AAAACCTGCTGTGTCCAGAGTCCTCTCCGATGACAAAGCAGCTGATGAAGGGTCGACCAATGTAACTAAGGCAAAAGTTTTGGTATCGAAAGCAAAAAGTGTCTCAACCAAGCAGGTCTCTAAAAAGCCAAGATCTCCTGAGGTTGATGAATCAGAAAATCTTATCGTTGCTGAACCAACTAATGTCTCCGGAGTAAAGGTCAAAGTGGAAACGGCCTCAGCTTCGCAGGAACCCAAAATACCAGTGAACAACTCGGCTGCAGCGGGAGATTCgacaaaagtaaaagttgaaGAAAAAGCTGCAAAACCCACGACGGTGACGTACAAATCCACAACTTCACATGTAGAAACAAAAGAATGTGATTCAAAGGTTAGAAAATCTGAACTGAAGCAAGAACCAGAACCTGTCAGAATCGATGCAGTGGCCAACGACGCTAAAGAAGCTGAACCGATGGAGCTTGTGGAAACAGGACTTGACGTGGCAGAGCCCATGGAAGTAGAAAGTTGTGCTGAGggcaaagaagaaaaactgacaAATGTGGAGGCTGTTTTAGACAAATCCAGTGAGAGTCAACTACCAACCTGTAAAGATGAGACCGGGCCTCCTACTGTTCCACCTCCAAACACAGAAGCAGATCCTAAACCTGCAGACACAAGTTCTCAGAAGCCTCAGCCcgacatgaaaacagaaacagctgcTGAAGCGTCATCACAGGTCCCAGAACCAGAGTCCGCAGCCTCAGACTCTGCAGCCCCAGAGTCCGCAGCCTCAGACTCCGCAGCCTCAGACTCTGCAGCCTCAGACTCTGCAGCCTCAGACTCTGCAGCCTCAGACTCTGCAGCCTCAGACTCTGCAGCCCCAGAGTCCGCAGCCTCAGACTCCGCAGCCTCAGACTCTGCAGCCCCAGAGTCCGCAGCCTCAGACTCCGCAGCCTCAGACTCTGCAGCCCCAGACTCCGCAGCCCCAGACTCTGCAGCCCCAGAGTCCACAGAACTGTCTGCAGCTTCTGGTCTGGGGACCAAGATGGAGACTTCACGACCTCCAAGTTCAACTGATgaggtggagaaacacacaaaag TGAAGAACCAAAGGGATCCAACATCAGCCTCCGAAGCCATCGGCGACGTTTCAACCGAGCCAGCAGCTGGAACAGTGAGCGAACAGCAGGAAGCAACAACCGCGTGTTCTTCAGCTGTAGTCCTCCCTCTGACAGTCGGGGAGTTGGTAGAAAAGCGCTTTCATCTAAATAGCTTCA cgtTCCTGAATAAAAAAACGACCTTGTCCCCAAAA TTTTTCTTAATCGGTAGGAGGCTACTGATGATCTCCAACCTGCCGAAGCATCACGAGGGCTGCTACACAGAGGAAGACGTCGCCAATCTGTTCATTCCTTTCGGATTCATATACTCAGACGAAAACATCTATGTTCTTCCTCAGGCGTGCGTT GCCTTTGTCTTGATGCCGTCCTTGGAGAGTGTACACAGTGTTCTGATTGCCGAAGGGGATCTCATTGCTATCAAAAACAATAAGCTGTGTCTGCGTGTCGTGGACAGCATGCCAATGGACCCG ATGAGGTTTTATAAAGCCCTGATGAAGCGGATGAATTCT CCGGTGGTTGACGATGGAAACAGAACGGTGTACATCACGAATATTTCACCGAGCGAAGCCAGAGACCTCAGACAGGCGTTGAGAAAAATCAATTCAGTCGCAAACTACCTGCCTCTTCTCAACAag GTGTTTATCGAATTTGAATCTTGTCGCGATGCTGATCGACTTGGAATTTGGTACAGCCTCCTGAAACGGGCCCCTGGACACAAAATATGCCGGCTGAAAACACCACACAGCGGCTGTACAGCCCTGC CACCAAGACTTCCTGCAAACGCTATGCCGGACAGCAAGCATGCTGTGGCTGGGGCAACTACCCCGTCAATAAAATTTGGCGTTCCTCTGGGCAGCGTTTCACCTTTTTGGATCACAATTCCCACCATTCCCTTTGTGTTCGCCACCATGTCTCCTTGGTTCATCATCCCAGAATATCTGACTGTCAGAGAAAATGACGACATCAAG AAGGCCAAGAGTCGACGTTCCATGTTCCCCACAATCATGTTGACCGGTTTACCAGAAGGAGAATACAAGCACGAGGAAGTCGCCAAGCTGGTCTGGCCTTATTTCCGCAAACAAACTCTTCACTCCCTGTACTACAACGTGATCGTGCTGACACtgcagaggagg GCCTTCGTGCATTTCAGCGATTGGACATCGTGCTGCAAATTTGTCCAAGATCACATCTGGCATCCTCGTTCTGTCAGAGGCTGCGCTCTCAGGATCCACTTCGTGTTGGAGTACATGTATCCTGAGTCAAAAGAG GAGCTCATGTACAAATCTTTGATGAAATGGAGCAACGCT cgAGTTTCAGATGCAGAGTCTCTGGAGGAGCGGCTGCTCTGTGTGGAGATCTCTGAGACGAGTGTTGATGTTGTGAAGAGCGTCATGAAAGCTGTGGCGTCCATTGCTAAATTTGTCAGCTTCCTGCCGCTCGCCAACAGG ATATGTGTGGAGATGGCTGACTCCAGTGGCGTTGCTGAGGTTGTGGAGAAGTACAGTTGTTTGTCACAAGACTCTGAATTTAAGCAACTGATGTC GACAAACGTCACAGGCGTTCAGTC TCTGAAGAGCTTAAAGCAGCGTCTTGAAGACTCCAGTGAGATCCATATAAACATTTATCAGGGCATTGTCAGAACTGAAGCCAAGCTTCCAACACAGCCTCCTCCTGTTGGCCTCTCTGGTAACGGGCAACATCCTGTTCTGCAAACCAGCACCCCTGCCTCTGCTAAACCAGCTGGGGATGTTCCAGTGGACCTAGTGGCACAGATTGCCACTGATTCCACATCTGCCCCTAAGGCAAGTGAAGATGCAGATGCTGCTGATGGAGACACTGTCCCAGCTGCTTCCAGTCTGCCCAAATCTGAAGAGACCACCACAGAACTTCCTCAGATCGACCAGGACGCCATCATGGCCCTGAAAGAAGCGGTTCTTCAGCACAGACTTGCCCAAGAAAGGacacagagtgaaaagaaagag AGTTCTTTGCAATCACAGGGTCAGGATGAGTCCAGAGACGACTTATATCCTTCACATGTTTCTCATGATGAACCTTTGTACCTGAGTGACTTTGTCACTGTTGATGAAGTTGGTGATGATGTGGAAGAAACAAATCCAGCCCAAAAAGCTTCAATGGGCAAAGGAGATGcaaagacaagaaaacaaaatgaagaggAATCAACATCAGCAGAATCCTGCAAACAGGTCGAAAAACCTGATGATCAAATCCCAAAAGATGAAGACCAGCCTCTTAAAGTCTGTGACAACAAAGACAGTGAAGTTACTGAAGAAACCTTTCAGATATTGGATTCAACTGACGATCAGACGGCGATGGACCATGACGGCCAAAACATTGAAGCATTGAGTGATCAGATGtccaaagaagaagaggaagatgccAATAAGGTCGTGGACTCTGTTGAAGATCAGACAACAACTACACAGTCTGAcaacaaggaaaagaaaactgcaaaacctGATGCGACCTCTAGAAGAGATGATAGATCATCCAAGAGGAGTGGCCTGAGGACCAGAGCATCCAGAAGTGAAGAGAAAGTCAAATCACCAGAGAAACAGGACAGGATGgttaaaaaatctgaaacacCTCGAGACACCACAGCAAAACGTCCTCAGAAAGACCAAGACgcagaagaggagaaggtgtATGAGATAGTCGATTCCATTGAAGAAGAACTGGGTCAAGATGCAGCTGCCACAGAAAGGACAGATAGAAGAAGGAgtggaagaggaaagaaagaggacaaaatGACTCTGAATCTCACTGAAGCATCTGaaaaagaagatgaggaggcTTCGTATGAAATTTTAGACTCTGTGGAGGACGAGACTGCGACAGAAGAACCGGTCGTTATGACGAGATCGACCAGAGGAAGAAGGGAAAGGACGTCTAAGaaagaccaaacaaaaaaagaggacaCACCGACAAGAAGGAGGCGCACTCCTGCCAGAGAATCACAGGAAAAAACAACGAAGACAGAGAAGAACGCTTCTCCAAAAGAGAGCTCACCAACAAAGAAGAGTGACATCCCTGCAAGAGAGGAAATAGATGAGGATGCAACCTATGAAATATTAGACTCTGTGGAGGACGAGGTTCTGAAGGATGACCCGCCCACtacaggaggaaaaggaaagaggggAAGACCAAAGAAAGCAGTTAAATCAACTAGAAAAGACATCGTAACACTGAAGGGGGACAAAGATGCATCTGAAAAAGAGGCTGATGAAGAAAAGGTGTCATATCAGATTCTTGATGCTGTGGAGGATGAGATGGTCGACGATGGCCCTCCTCCAGGAGAGTCACCCaaaaacaaggaggaggagcCTGTGTATCAGATTGTAGACTCTGTGGAAGATGATCAAGTTCAGGAAGAGTTGACCACCGAGGTGTCCGAGGGAGGGACGAAGGAAACGAGTAAGACAAAAGATGAAACTCGTCCAAAAGAGGAGGCACCACTTTGTAGTGCCATTGTTTTGGAAGCATCACAAAAAGTGTTCCCAGAGGATTTAGAAAGTGGAAATGATCCATCTTGTGCAGAAGAGTCTGGTGTGATGAAGAAGGAAAAATCACCCAAAATAGACATCAAGAAAGAAGATACATCTGCAAAACAGTCCCAAGGAGATGTCGCAACTCCAGCAGAAGAGAAGAACCAGCAACCGTCCGGTAAAAGTGACACAGTAGCTGTGGAAAGTGTTCTGCTGAACCTGGATGAAGTGAGCGATGAAGAGGACGATTACCCTGAAGACACAGCCAAGGTGGAAGAATTGAGAGAGAGGCAAGCTGCTGTTAAAGAGAAGCAGCTCGCCAAGGAGCAAGAGAGGAAGACCAGGCAGAAAGatgggagggagcagaggagtcGGAGTGGGAGGTGGAAGGCGAAGGAAAGGGGAAAAGAGAGGGACCCCAGAGAGCTGGTGACTCTGGATGAGGTGGGAGCAGATGAGGCAGGGGAAGGAGCGGTGGCACAGTGTCGAGAGCTGGACGTTGAGATCACAGCAGGAGAACTGCAGGGGCTCGTCACTCTGGATGAAATCGTAGAAGCAGCGGAGGGAGAAGTTGAGGAAGGAACGTTGGAGACCCGCCCACCCATCAAAGAGGACCCCGCAGTGGAG GCTGTGGATGAAGCAGGTGACGATGAGGAGGGGAACAAAGAGGAAGCTGAGAAAACCTCCAGACCTGTGAAACGCAGAATCAATGACGATACAG aggagAGTATGAAGTTTGTGACGGTGGACGAGGTGGGAGAGgtcgaagaggaggaggaggaggaaaagaaggaagctCCCAGGACAAGAGGCCGACCCAAGAAGAGAACCAGAAAGATGCCTG TGAGAAAATCTACCAGAGGGAAGAAAGTTGTTGCAAAAGATGTGAGAGAAGAACAACAGGAATCAGGCTCTGAAGCTCCACCGCCCACTTCCCTCGACGCCTCGTCGTCATTGCACAAAGATCCATCAACGTTATCGGGTGACACCCAGGGAGAGGTCCAGGAGGCAGAGGTAGAAGGAGCAGGCCGTTCGGACATCGATGCTGCCTCTGCTGGGGAGGACCTGCGGCCTGAGCCCCCTGAGAACCAGAGGcctgaaggagaggaggagatagaAGGACGGTGCACGGAGGACGTTAAAG TTCCGAGCAAAAGGAAGGGGGATCTTGTCGGACCTGAGGCAAAGAGATCTCGCTCTGTGTCTCCCTCTATGTCCACCGACATCAAGCTGCCACCATTCAGTCCCAGCAGCCCCGTCG GTCCAGAGTTTCTGGTCCCCAAACTGGGGTACTTCTGTAATCTCTGCCATGTTTTCTGCCTGCACGAGAGCAGCGCCAAGGACCTGCACTGTAGCAGCCAGACGCACTACGACAATCTGCAG aaatactACCAGAAGCTTCAACCTGAACCCAGAAAAGGGTTAACGGAAAATCCTCAAGCTTCCTTTTCTGATTGA